From the genome of Candidatus Dependentiae bacterium, one region includes:
- the lysS gene encoding lysine--tRNA ligase — protein sequence MEKDLQQNPISAANEHLVRCEKVKAMREQGIEPWPSEFKSPSESCASIKSLFEQDLDASKKYSIAGRLMLVREHGKTIFADLQDRSGKIQLYIKQDILGDANFEIFKKFFDIGDLMWCSGTLFRTKMGEITLRVDAIEMQSKCLHPLPEKFHGLTDLEQRYRQRYLDLISNPQSREKFIKRSEITQSIRKFLLDNGFLEVETPMLHPIAGGATAKPFVTHHNAYDMDLFLRIAPELYLKKLVVGGLDRVFEINRNFRNEGVSTRHNPEFTMLEFYMAYGNYKDGMDFTEKMIKRVINENFSSSILMFNENELDFGKPFVRLTMVDSILQIGGFSKSEISPENIDKVLKDNHIDVPKNDVSYGEKLSILFGECVERKLIQPTFITEYPVEISPLAKRDPKDPFSAARFELFIGGMEAANGYSELNDPIDQASRFKKQLTDADQERFHAYDADFVKAIEYGLPPTAGVGLGIDRLTMFLTDTSSIKDVILFPAMKNIKE from the coding sequence ATGGAAAAAGATTTGCAGCAAAATCCGATTTCTGCGGCAAATGAACATTTGGTTCGCTGTGAAAAAGTTAAGGCGATGAGAGAACAGGGTATTGAGCCTTGGCCAAGTGAATTCAAGTCTCCATCTGAGAGTTGTGCGTCTATCAAAAGTTTATTCGAGCAAGATCTTGATGCTTCTAAAAAGTATTCCATCGCGGGTCGATTAATGCTCGTTCGTGAGCACGGTAAAACGATATTTGCAGATTTACAAGATAGATCTGGCAAAATTCAGCTTTATATTAAACAAGATATTTTGGGTGATGCAAATTTTGAAATTTTTAAAAAGTTTTTCGACATCGGTGATTTGATGTGGTGTAGCGGAACTCTTTTTAGAACTAAAATGGGTGAAATTACGCTTCGTGTTGATGCTATAGAAATGCAAAGCAAATGTTTGCATCCGCTTCCTGAAAAATTTCATGGTCTTACAGATTTGGAGCAACGTTATCGTCAACGTTATCTTGATTTGATTTCCAATCCTCAAAGCCGCGAAAAATTTATAAAACGTTCAGAAATTACTCAGTCTATTCGTAAATTTTTACTTGATAATGGATTTTTGGAAGTTGAAACACCAATGTTACATCCGATCGCTGGTGGAGCAACTGCAAAGCCATTTGTTACACATCATAATGCTTATGATATGGATCTATTTTTACGAATTGCACCAGAGCTCTATTTGAAGAAATTAGTTGTTGGTGGTCTTGATAGAGTTTTTGAGATTAACAGAAATTTTAGAAATGAGGGTGTTTCTACAAGGCATAATCCAGAATTTACAATGCTAGAGTTTTATATGGCATATGGAAATTACAAAGATGGAATGGATTTTACAGAAAAAATGATCAAGCGTGTGATTAATGAAAATTTTAGCAGTTCAATATTGATGTTTAATGAAAATGAACTTGATTTTGGGAAGCCTTTCGTAAGACTTACAATGGTAGATTCTATTTTACAAATCGGTGGCTTTAGCAAATCTGAAATATCTCCTGAAAATATTGATAAGGTGCTTAAAGATAATCATATTGATGTTCCCAAAAATGATGTTAGTTATGGAGAGAAATTATCTATTCTCTTTGGAGAATGTGTTGAACGTAAACTAATTCAACCTACATTTATTACAGAGTATCCAGTTGAAATTTCACCACTTGCAAAACGCGATCCTAAAGATCCGTTTAGTGCTGCTCGTTTTGAATTATTTATAGGTGGTATGGAAGCAGCAAATGGTTATTCAGAGTTAAATGATCCGATTGATCAGGCAAGTAGATTTAAGAAGCAACTAACAGATGCTGATCAAGAACGTTTTCATGCTTATGATGCAGATTTTGTAAAAGCTATTGAGTATGGTTTACCTCCAACAGCTGGTGTCGGTCTTGGAATCGATAGGCTTACAATGTTTCTAACAGATACTTCATCTATCAAAGATGTCATTCTATTTCCAGCGATGAAAAATATTAAAGAATAA
- the recJ gene encoding single-stranded-DNA-specific exonuclease RecJ: MKAVKNKHQRSAKEIEKFLPSGVDCIWGQKFLLQLKKSDFSRVVEIANKFNISIPIAQVLYNRGFTQEEQIRSFLFSSFEKDTHSPLLLKSADVAVERILQAITNQEKILVFGDYDVDGITATALFMSSLLPLGAKINFHLPNRAIDGYGLSKKVVKNAAAAGFKLIITVDNGITAFDAAKEAAKQKIDLIITDHHLPHEILPKALAIVDPNQSDCLYPYKKLSGAGVVFKLLSLIYERRSLQLPPKAYELLMLSTVADVMPLTGENRFWVQFGLAKINQKRSYAINVLALNSKLEKSRFNSLDIGFKIAPQLNALGRLSDPRDAVKFLISSDKDEVDQIGKTLFEMNEARKKIEREIYEEIVCAINQKKIDLQKENVIIASAMSWPAGVIGLVAGRLMHSFGRPAFLFHMVENGILKGSCRSIPAFNVFECLKENEDLLLTFGGHSCAAGLSLKHENLPKLKERLEEKITKELTPYDLMQKVEVDAELSLSDVNSKLVEDLVMLEPFGNQNVQPVFFIKNVTLLKAPQLLKDKHVKISVFSDGVIKPVIFFDRQDLYQTLSEIGEKSFSFVGSVSVNEWQGRSSIELEGLDVIVNK; this comes from the coding sequence ATAAAAGCGGTGAAAAATAAACATCAAAGATCTGCAAAAGAAATAGAAAAATTTTTGCCTTCAGGTGTGGATTGCATCTGGGGGCAAAAATTTTTATTGCAGCTAAAAAAAAGTGATTTTTCGCGCGTTGTAGAGATTGCAAACAAATTTAATATTTCGATTCCTATCGCACAGGTTTTGTATAATCGGGGATTTACGCAAGAAGAACAAATTCGATCATTTCTTTTTAGCTCTTTTGAAAAAGATACACATTCTCCGCTATTGCTCAAAAGTGCAGATGTTGCAGTTGAGCGAATTTTGCAAGCGATAACAAATCAAGAAAAAATTTTAGTCTTTGGCGATTATGATGTAGATGGTATAACGGCAACTGCATTATTTATGAGCAGTCTTTTACCGCTTGGTGCGAAAATAAATTTTCATTTACCTAATCGCGCAATCGATGGTTATGGTCTTTCGAAAAAAGTTGTTAAAAATGCAGCGGCTGCCGGTTTTAAATTGATAATTACTGTTGATAATGGCATCACAGCATTCGATGCTGCAAAAGAAGCCGCTAAACAAAAAATAGATTTGATAATTACCGATCACCATTTGCCTCATGAAATTTTGCCAAAAGCATTAGCGATTGTTGATCCAAATCAATCAGATTGTCTTTATCCTTACAAAAAACTTTCTGGCGCCGGAGTCGTTTTTAAACTTTTAAGTTTGATTTATGAAAGACGTAGTTTGCAGCTTCCGCCTAAAGCATATGAACTTTTGATGTTAAGTACCGTTGCAGATGTTATGCCTTTGACCGGTGAAAACCGATTTTGGGTGCAGTTTGGTCTTGCAAAAATTAATCAAAAAAGAAGTTATGCGATAAATGTTCTTGCGCTAAATAGCAAACTTGAAAAAAGTAGGTTTAATTCTCTTGATATTGGTTTCAAAATAGCACCGCAACTTAACGCGCTTGGCAGATTATCCGATCCACGTGATGCTGTTAAATTTTTGATCAGCTCTGACAAAGATGAAGTAGATCAAATCGGAAAAACGCTTTTCGAGATGAATGAAGCGCGCAAAAAAATTGAACGTGAAATTTATGAAGAAATTGTTTGTGCAATTAATCAAAAAAAGATTGATTTGCAAAAAGAAAATGTGATAATCGCAAGTGCTATGAGTTGGCCTGCTGGAGTTATTGGACTTGTTGCGGGAAGACTAATGCACAGTTTTGGCCGTCCAGCATTTTTATTTCACATGGTAGAAAATGGGATTTTAAAAGGTTCATGTAGATCAATTCCAGCGTTTAATGTTTTCGAATGTTTAAAAGAAAATGAAGATTTATTACTTACTTTTGGTGGGCATTCTTGTGCAGCTGGACTTTCATTAAAACATGAAAATTTACCAAAACTAAAAGAGCGACTTGAAGAAAAAATCACAAAAGAGTTGACGCCTTATGATTTGATGCAAAAAGTTGAGGTGGATGCAGAGCTGTCACTATCAGATGTAAACAGTAAATTAGTGGAAGATCTTGTTATGCTCGAACCTTTTGGTAATCAAAATGTACAACCTGTTTTTTTCATTAAAAATGTTACATTGTTAAAAGCTCCACAGCTTCTCAAAGATAAGCATGTGAAAATTTCTGTTTTTTCAGATGGCGTTATTAAGCCTGTAATTTTCTTTGATCGTCAAGATTTGTACCAGACATTGAGTGAAATTGGAGAAAAAAGTTTTTCATTTGTAGGATCTGTTTCTGTGAATGAATGGCAAGGAAGAAGTTCTATCGAACTTGAAGGTTTAGATGTTATTGTTAATAAATAA